In Pochonia chlamydosporia 170 chromosome 3, whole genome shotgun sequence, the following are encoded in one genomic region:
- a CDS encoding phosphatidylinositol 4-kinase PIK1alpha (PI4-kinase)(PtdIns-4-kinase) (similar to Scheffersomyces stipitis CBS 6054 XP_001386330.2) — protein sequence MSWDLLQRFIESDVFNSNPFLPVSYLSRYADHVGIHYVLCQKLRQFPYEDIEFFLPQLCHLIISVDNESMALEEFLLDLCEESVTAALLTFWLFQTYLYDLSSNPQTGAFQTCRRVYNKVQHIVFGLADRARHEKIKENVLPVTVLSSFVLASVAMPMIPKWAGPLAVAQARKPQPAAELSSESDESTKTPTPTRAQTVTGATSKSKRAKEARNSLASLPGANGVSDGRPSPRSVPHLPTSSPSQRPKRPSALEMKSVEARLSSASLPLPSPQTTSRPSTPVSAGLTLRPSEAGIHRRHSHNTKPIANPADLSHNQKTKLLRQHYFRSQTQFLTALEGISNRLVIVPKQARMSALRAELALIARDLPAEIDVPVICPPTLVNGSPGKSRHHRIVRLNPAEATVLNSAEKVPYLMMVEVLREDFSFDPETPDNHRLLTKLLDSSGKSRRLFDLSSETPKITPIARAPEPVVDSVFEPTSGDLGSSPLLVAEDETPPRPTAKHHQLHGSQRLSSGATTSSTTLDAVTPRTSGQSTSRSSSPGSRRKMTLTMPRNPSADQPDFSALATHMRTASQMLAQLDATSGKRPRQEVAAIRAKIIASMQSLEEKSFDMDEQGPTFDTIIAKTNAGAPSTSNPDLEEDAPIDPAINASAGRERMENDIKTGGVQRRGDRDDPSAAVFGEAWEAKKERIRKSSPYGWMKNWDLVSVIVKTGADLRQEAFACQLIDVCHKIWLEAGVNVWVKRMRILVTGESSGLIETITNGVSLHSLKRSLTLASIESGQNPRHRIATLRDHFVKAFGQPDSEPYKAGVDAFKRSLAAYSVISYVLQLKDRHNGNVLIDSEGHIIHIDFGFMLSNSPGSVGFEAAPFKLTHEYVNVLGGLNSPDYEDYKRLCKQAFQALRRSADNIIDLVAMMGRDSKMPCFSVGVAQVTNTLRQRFQLHLSADDAEQFVETDLIAKSFGSYYTRLYDTFQYRTQGIY from the exons ATGTCGTGGGACCTGCTTCAGCGATTTATCGAATCCGACGTTTTCAATTCGAACCCCTTTCTGCCGGTCTCGTATCTTTC ACGATATGCCGACCATGTGGGCATCCACTATGTCCTGTGCCAGAAGTTGCGGCAGTTTCCGTACGAGGATATCGAGTTCTTCCTACCGCAGCTATGCCACCTTATAATCAGCGTCGATAACGAGTCAATGGCCCTCGAGGAGTTTCTGCTGGATTTGTGCGAAGAATCTGTGACTGCTGCACTGTTG ACTTTCTGGCTCTTCCAGACCTATCTTTACGATCTCTCATCGAATCCGCAGACAGGAGCTTTCCAAACATGCCGCAGAGTATACAACAAGGTCCAACACATTGTGTTCGGACTCGCTGATAGGGCGCGGCATGAAAAGATCAAGGAGAATGTCTTGCCAGTGACTGTCCTGTCCAGCTTCGTCCTGGCCAGTGTCGCGATGCCCATGATCCCGAAATGGGCTGGGCCACTTGCTGTAGCCCAGGCTCGAAAGCCCCAACCGGCTGCTGAGCTCAGTTCCGAATCGGACGAATCAACCAAAACTCCAACTCCCACGAGAGCACAAACGGTGACGGGAGCAACGTCGAAATCGAAACGCGCAAAAGAAGCTAGAAACTCCCTAGCATCGCTACCTGGTGCCAATGGTGTGAGCGACGGACGCCCTTCACCCAGAAGTGTGCCTCATCTGCCaacatcttctccatcacagaGACCCAAGCGGCCATCTGCATTGGAAATGAAGTCTGTGGAAGCTCGTCTTAGCTCTGCCTCGCTGCCTCTCCCCTCACCACAGACGACGAGCCGTCCTTCAACTCCGGTGTCGGCTGGCTTAACCCTTCGGCCTAGCGAAGCTGGTATTCATCGACGACACTCGCACAACACAAAACCAATTGCCAACCCCGCCGACCTATCTCACAACCAAAAGACGAAGCTTCTGAGGCAGCATTACTTCCGCTCCCAGACTCAGTTTTTGACCGCTCTCGAGGGCATTTCTAACCGCCTGGTTATAGTTCCCAAACAAGCGAGGATGAGCGCCCTCCGAGCTGAATTGGCGCTCATTGCGCGAGATCTGCCGGCTGAGATAGATGTTCCAGTTATCTGTCCCCCGACTTTGGTCAATGGGTCACCTGGCAAGAGTCGCCACCACAGAATAGTACGACTCAACCCTGCTGAAGCAACCGTTTTGAACAGTGCTGAGAAGGTTCCTTACCTCATGATGGTCGAAGTTCTTAGAGAAGACTTCAGTTTCGATCCTGAGACCCCCGACAATCATCGACTTCTCACCAAACTCTTGGACTCTAGTGGCAAGTCACGCAGACTTTTCGACCTGTCGTCAGAGACACCCAAGATCACGCCTATTGCACGAGCCCCTGAGCCCGTTGTGGACAGCGTTTTTGAACCTACTTCTGGGGACCTGGGTAGCTCTCCTTTGTTAGTAGCGGAAGACGAGACACCTCCTAGGCCAACCGCGAAACATCACCAGCTCCACGGCTCACAGCGATTGTCGAGTGGAGCTACGACCTCTTCTACGACACTGGACGCTGTCACGCCGCGTACATCTGGGCAATCGACCTCAAGATCAAGCAGCCCCGGGTCGAGGCGCAAGATGACTctcacaatgccaaggaaTCCCTCTGCCGACCAGCCCGACTTCTCAGCTCTGGCGACTCACATGCGAACTGCATCTCAGATGCTGGCGCAGCTTGACGCAACAAGCGGAAAGAGGCCTAGGCAAGAGGTTGCTGCTATTCGTGCCAAGATTATCGCCAGCATGCAAAGCTTGGAAGAAAAGAGCTTCGATATGGACGAGCAGGGACCAACTTTTgacaccatcattgccaagacGAACGCAGGCGCACCCTCGACAAGTAATCCGGATCTGGAAGAGGACGCTCCGATCGACCCTGCAATCAATGCCAGCGCAGGAAGGGAACGAATGGAGAACGACATCAAGACTGGTGGTGTTCAGCGCCGTGGTGACCGCGACGACCCAAGCGCGGCTGTTTTTGGCGAGGCATGGGAGGCTAAGAAGGAACGTATCCGAAAATCGTCTCCTTATGGCTGGATGAAAAATTGGGATCTCGTCAGTGTCATTGTCAAGACTGGCGCCGATTTACGACAGGAAGCATTTGCTTGCCAATTGATTGATGTTTGCCATAAAATTTGGTTGGAAGCAGGCGTCAATGTCTGGGTCAAGCGGATGCGAATCTTGGTCACAGGAGAATCGTCGGGTCTAATTGAAACCATTACGAATGGTGTGTCACTTCACTCGCTGAAGCGAAGTCTGACGCTTGCCTCGATAGAATCTGGGCAAAATCCTCGACATCGAATTGCCACCCTGAGGGACCATTTCGTCAAGGCCTTTGGCCAACCGGATAGCGAACCCTACAAAGCCGGCGTAGATGCCTTTAAGCGATCTCTGGCAGCCTACAGCGTCATTTCCTACGTCTTGCAGCTAAAAGATCGACACAATGGCAACGTGTTGATTGATAGCGAAGGTCACATTATTCACATTGATTTCGGCTTCATGTTGTCGAATTCTCCTGGGTCGGTCGGATTTGAGGCAGCTCCCTTCAAGCTTACACATGAGTATGTCAATGTTCTAGGAGGGTTGAACTCTCCAGATTACGAGGACTACAAACGGTTGTGCAAACAGGCATTCCAAG CACTCCGACGGTCAGCCGACAATATTATCGActtggtggccatgatggggCGAGATTCAAAGATGCCTTGCTTCTCTGTCGGCGTGGCTCAAGTGACAAATACCTTGCGGCAGCGTTTCCAGCTGCACTTGAGTGCCGACGATGCAGAGCAATTTGTTGAGACGGATTTGATTGCCAAGTCCTTTGGTAGTTATTATACCCGCCT TTATGATACCTTTCAATATCGAACACAGGGCATATACTAG
- a CDS encoding histone-fold domain-containing protein (similar to Metarhizium robertsii ARSEF 23 XP_007819636.1): protein MSPDDSTSTYAPKSPDLSSFYSSGGPTQPASQLHPPSQGPGQYKLHPPAYAYGSSYTPPPMPQASTSVPQQHIKSEFSSYSPPLQQQYSPPGLNPNNLAPPNISQNSYSLQPPVFQQQYPDQLYRGHIPQQPGLQFQQEYPLKASPESPGASTQANSEMPPRRAAAQPPPPPAIEPSPVKTKFPTARIKRIMQADEEVGKVAQQTPIAVGKALELFMIQLVTKSAEVAKDKGSKRVTAPMLKHVVETDDQWDFLREIVGRVENEKEGSKSKAKAESDSDEDSEPKKRGRGGGRKKKV, encoded by the coding sequence ATGTCCCCAGACGATTCCACCTCGACATACGCGCCAAAGTCGCCAGACCTTTCTTCCTTTTACTCCAGCGGCGGCCCCACCCAGCCTGCATCGCAACTCCATCCTCCAAGCCAAGGTCCAGGCCAATATAAATTGCACCCTCCCGCCTACGCCTACGGTTCTTCCtacacaccaccaccaatgccGCAGGCGTCAACCTCTGTACCGCAACAACACATCAAGTCTGAATTCTCATCATACTCCCCGCCcctgcagcagcaatacTCTCCGCCGGGACTGAATCCAAATAATTTGGCACCGCCAAACATATCACAAAATTCATATAGCCTGCAACCACCAGTTTTCCAGCAACAATATCCGGATCAGCTATACCGTGGACATATCCCTCAGCAGCCAGGGCTGCAATTCCAGCAAGAATACCCCCTAAAGGCATCACCAGAGTCTCCTGGTGCGTCAACACAGGCTAACTCAGAAATGCCTCCACGAAGAGCTGCGGCACAACCGCCACCACCCCCGGCCATTGAGCCGTCACCCGTCAAAACCAAGTTTCCAACAGCACGGATTAAACGAATAATGCAGGCTGATGAGGAAGTTGGTAAAGTTGCACAGCAGACACCCATTGCGGTCGGCAAGGCGCTTGAGCTCTTTATGATACAGCTTGTCACAAAAAGCGCCGAGgtggccaaggacaaaggaTCCAAGAGAGTCACAgcaccaatgttgaagcaCGTTGTTGAAACCGATGATCAATGGGATTTCTTGCGAGAAATTGTCGGCCGTGTCGAAAATGAGAAGGAGGGTAGCAAGTCGAAAGCCAAGGCCGAAAGCGACAGCGACGAGGACTCGGagccaaagaagagaggTAGAGGAGGCGgtcgcaagaagaaggtgtAG